The sequence AGCGCTGCCCTCATCAATGGCGCCCTTGGTAGCAAGTGCAGACCTGTAAGACCACATACCCTCCTTTTTTAATTATATTAATCCTTTACTGGATCTCTGTCTGCGCAAAGCTAAAGCAAAGTAATCGAGTCGATAAAAATATGTTTACTAGCTGTCGTCTTGCACAAAAGCCTTACTTCTCTGGGAATAAAAGCATAGATCATGTAACGGCTCCGTGAAAATTGCTGACACGACAGTAGTATCACGCAGGCAACCATGTATAATCTGCTAAGATGCGTGTGAAAAACCACCAAATGCTTCGAGATTCTTGGGTAATCTTTGTGGAAAGGTATTCTTGGATAATTCCAGCTGCAGACTGTGACAACACAGGCCTGCTGTTTGCTGGCTAGGTTAGCTGACAATTACAAGATTTTCTGGCTTGATTAGCTAGCTACCTGGCCATCTGCTATATGGAGAAACCTGTCTTTGTTTTATATAAAAAAACTTATTAATTCACTTGTAAAAAAATTGGTGTTTAAATGCTCGAACACACATGCAGCAAAATGCAACGTCATCGAAGTTGGATATCTACATAGAGGACATCCAGAAAGGGAAACATGGAAGCGATTCAGGGTCATACGACGCCGAAGGAAGGTGGGCCATGGACTCACTCAACCGCTGCTGAACAAGAACAGTAGATGCGTCGATTATCCTAAGCTAAATAAACACTGAAATGATTCCTCAGGTTTGTTCCTGACAAGTTCGAAGAGATATTCGCCAAGCACGCCAAGACTGTCCCAGACGCCCTGACGTCGGACGAGATCGACCAGCTGCTGCAGGCGAACAGAGAGCCCGGGGACTACAGCGGATGGTAATCGATTTTTTTTCCCGGCCAGCCCCCAAAATATCGGTGTTTACTCCTCTGCCTCCAGCCGTCAGCTCTCACACCTCTCCCGTTTTCTTTCTTCTGCTCTGCCCTCGCACGAATCGAAAGGGCTGGCGCTGAAGCGGAGTGGAAGACCCTCTACAGCCTCGGCAAGGACAAGGACGGCCTCCTCCGCAAGGACGTCGCGAGAAGCGTCTACGACGGGACACTGTTCCACATGCTCGCGCCCAACTGGAAATCTCCCGACGAGGAGGAGGAACAGGAACTAAGCGTGATCCGGGAGAGCTGAACCGAGAGGTACAAGCAAAGTCTGGTTGAGAGATAAGGACTCTGGGACCCTCTGAACATGCTGTCAAGCAACATGTACTACTAGCGGTGTGAACGGGTGGTGTGAACACTCTTTTCATATCACATCATAAAAAAAGGTGTGAACAGATATTTCAATGTACATTATC is a genomic window of Zea mays cultivar B73 chromosome 5, Zm-B73-REFERENCE-NAM-5.0, whole genome shotgun sequence containing:
- the LOC100282316 gene encoding caleosin related protein yields the protein MEVGRAPRRRVSPAAAAAAVPSLLLFAVLFAGRAAAFGHLQGAGATALYKHASFFDRDGDGVVSFSETYGAFRALGFGFGLSSVSAALINGALGSKCRPQNATSSKLDIYIEDIQKGKHGSDSGSYDAEGRFVPDKFEEIFAKHAKTVPDALTSDEIDQLLQANREPGDYSGWAGAEAEWKTLYSLGKDKDGLLRKDVARSVYDGTLFHMLAPNWKSPDEEEEQELSVIRES
- the LOC100282316 gene encoding caleosin related protein isoform X1, whose product is MEVGRAPRRRVSPAAAAAAVPSLLLFAVLFGAGATALYKHASFFDRDGDGVVSFSETYGAFRALGFGFGLSSVSAALINGALGSKCRPQNATSSKLDIYIEDIQKGKHGSDSGSYDAEGRFVPDKFEEIFAKHAKTVPDALTSDEIDQLLQANREPGDYSGWAGAEAEWKTLYSLGKDKDGLLRKDVARSVYDGTLFHMLAPNWKSPDEEEEQELSVIRES